A single window of Vigna unguiculata cultivar IT97K-499-35 chromosome 1, ASM411807v1, whole genome shotgun sequence DNA harbors:
- the LOC114173623 gene encoding exosome complex component RRP4 homolog: protein MRGIQLPLSQTQKVRLQKTLEQLESLSSKVNSDASVIIADSIPVNHEDGVLKGHGTADLNGEVVATVCGVVERVNKLVYVRSLRSRYKPEVGDIVIGRVAEVAQKRWRLDINFNQDAVLMLSSMNMPDGVQRRRTALDELNMRCIFEENDVVCAEVRGFQHDGLHLQARSRKYGKLYRGQLLTVPPYLVKRQKQHFHHLEEFGIDLILGCNGFIWVGEHIEAKDDMVEDQVSQSDPQVLLHNSASLEEQERNYTILETRKYICRAANAVRVLSILGFNITLEIIKGIIDLSLSMNLDIHEMLGSEFCVLVAEKEAERRSSNKKKR, encoded by the exons ATGAGAGGAATACAGTTACCGTTAAGCCAAACTCAGAAGGTTCGTCTTCAGAAGACTCTAGAACAGTTAGAATCTCTCTCATCCAAGGTCAACTCCGATGCTTCCGTTATCATCGCTGATTCCATTCCCGTCAACCACGAAGACGGCGTACTCAAGGGACACGGAACCGCCGATCTCAACGGCGAAGTCGTCGCCACCGTCTGCGGCGTTGTCGAGCGCGTCAACAAACTTGTCTACGTCCGCTCGTTACGCTCCAG GTATAAACCTGAGGTTGGTGACATCGTTATTGGACGTGTTGCTGAg GTTGCTCAGAAGCGCTGGAGACTGGATATAAATTTCAATCAGGATGCAGTTTTGATGCTTTCTTCTATGAATATGCCTGATGGCGTCCAG AGGCGGAGGACAGCGCTGGATGAGCTAAACATGCGTTGCATTTTTGAGGAGAATGATGTTGTTTGT GCTGAAGTTCGGGGTTTCCAGCATGACGGCTTACACCTTCAAGCAAGGAGTCGGAAATATGGAAAG CTTTATAGAGGTCAGCTGCTTACAGTCCCACCTTATCTTGTGAAGAGACAGAAACAACATTTCCATCATCTGGAGGAGTTTGGTATTGATTTGATACTTGGCTGTAATGGATTCATATGGGTTGGGGAACATATTGAAGCCAAAGATGACATGGTAGAAGATCAGGTGAGCCAATCCGATCCGCAAGTTTTACTGCATAACAGCGCAAGTCTTGAAGaacaagaaagaaattataCGATATTGGAGACCAGAAAATACATTTGCAGAGCAGCTAATGCTGTTAGAGTTCTATCAATCTTAGGCTTCAATATTACATTGGAAATCATCAAGGGAATTATTGATCTAAGCCTATCTATGAATCTTGATATACATGAGATGCTTGGTTCTGAATTCTGTGTTCTGGTTGCTGAAAAAGAAGCAGAAAGGAGAAGCTCAAATAAAAAGAAGCGGTAG